From Nitrospirota bacterium, the proteins below share one genomic window:
- the cmr6 gene encoding type III-B CRISPR module RAMP protein Cmr6, with the protein MPIAAVPSYLGNDFTEASPALRFGLLLPIWTTRSDQEKEVRKRAQARSPEGRTIADLLNRQGMDGTIHALRERQRNPLPGLWAKNDFAAREAWAKVKSFTKADNDRMNALSKRQDMLSHTIPNLFRLSGEAISPFTTGLGNEHPLENGFAFLNPYGLPYLPGSGVKGVLRQAARELASGQWGDTQGWSEHKGYRINVGTHREPHWLELSMLDVLFGRETPSGDADHVRGALSFWDVIPQIQGDSLLVEIMTPHQTHYYQQSAQAGSRTPHDSGQPNPISFLTVPPGSTFTFHVVCDVAHLRRVTKEKAPTAPDLLAEGESHWTTLLRAAFRHAFHWLGFGAKTAVGYGAMKEPAAPSNADKPGRVAVPTPRSRWVDDKLRELCSKPGIKPDDALRGSALAEAVRAIEDPALRAQALDDIVARWKEKGWWDTPTGGAAKKAKAIYEELVGRGPTAERGPVIDL; encoded by the coding sequence GCACAGGCAAGAAGTCCTGAGGGGCGGACAATAGCGGACTTGCTGAACCGGCAAGGCATGGATGGGACTATTCATGCGCTTCGTGAGAGACAGCGAAATCCTCTCCCGGGCCTGTGGGCCAAGAACGACTTTGCTGCCCGAGAAGCCTGGGCCAAGGTCAAGAGCTTCACCAAGGCGGACAATGATCGGATGAACGCTCTCTCGAAACGGCAGGACATGCTCTCGCATACGATACCGAATCTTTTCCGTCTCAGCGGCGAAGCGATCTCCCCCTTCACCACCGGCTTGGGGAACGAACATCCGCTTGAAAACGGATTTGCTTTCCTGAATCCCTACGGCCTGCCCTATCTCCCGGGCAGCGGGGTGAAGGGCGTTTTGCGACAGGCCGCGCGAGAATTAGCGAGTGGACAGTGGGGTGACACGCAAGGCTGGAGTGAGCACAAGGGGTATCGCATCAACGTGGGCACACACCGAGAGCCGCACTGGCTGGAACTCTCCATGCTCGATGTTTTGTTCGGCCGCGAGACGCCTTCTGGCGACGCCGATCATGTTCGCGGCGCCCTCTCGTTCTGGGACGTGATCCCGCAGATCCAGGGCGACAGCCTCCTGGTCGAGATCATGACGCCACATCAGACCCACTATTATCAGCAAAGCGCGCAGGCCGGCAGCAGGACCCCCCACGACTCTGGTCAACCTAACCCTATCAGCTTCCTCACCGTCCCGCCCGGGTCCACTTTCACGTTCCACGTGGTCTGCGATGTGGCCCACCTGAGGAGGGTCACCAAGGAGAAGGCACCGACCGCGCCCGACCTGCTTGCCGAGGGCGAGAGTCACTGGACAACGCTGCTCAGGGCCGCATTCCGGCACGCCTTCCACTGGCTGGGCTTCGGTGCCAAGACAGCAGTGGGCTACGGGGCGATGAAGGAGCCAGCGGCACCATCAAATGCTGACAAGCCAGGACGAGTAGCGGTGCCTACCCCCCGCTCTCGCTGGGTGGATGACAAACTCAGAGAGTTATGCAGCAAGCCCGGCATCAAGCCCGACGACGCCCTTCGTGGATCAGCCCTCGCCGAAGCCGTACGGGCGATCGAAGATCCCGCGTTGCGCGCTCAAGCGCTGGACGATATTGTTGCGCGGTGGAAGGAGAAAGGCTGGTGGGACACCCCCACCGGCGGAGCTGCGAAAAAAGCCAAGGCGATCTACGAGGAATTGGTCGGCCGGGGACCGACTGCGGAGCGAGGCCCGGTGATTGACTTGTAG
- a CDS encoding type II toxin-antitoxin system prevent-host-death family antitoxin, with protein MAQVGVRELRDHLSWYLKKVRAGEELEVADRGRVIARVVPAGYRRVPAGVGALVREGLATWSGGKPRGAKRPLVLPGRSVSDLVVADRR; from the coding sequence ATGGCACAAGTCGGTGTGCGGGAATTACGAGACCACCTCAGTTGGTACCTCAAGAAAGTGCGGGCGGGAGAGGAATTGGAGGTCGCGGACCGAGGGCGGGTGATTGCCCGAGTCGTGCCGGCCGGATATCGGCGGGTGCCGGCCGGGGTCGGAGCTCTCGTGCGCGAAGGCCTGGCCACCTGGAGCGGCGGCAAGCCCCGTGGGGCAAAGCGGCCGCTCGTGCTGCCCGGCCGGTCGGTGTCGGATCTGGTCGTCGCGGATCGCCGATGA
- a CDS encoding type II toxin-antitoxin system VapC family toxin: protein MILYCDTSALVKLYVEEAGSSWVRHWVNASEVVGIAAIGYVEAKAAFARAVHGGRVVRRRHRAIAADFEQDWHRYLVLDMSEQMIRHAGRLAEVHRLRAYDAVHLAAALQIRARTSEELTFLGFDEELNRAARAEGLALVPPPP from the coding sequence ATGATCCTCTATTGCGACACCAGCGCACTGGTCAAGCTCTATGTGGAAGAAGCCGGCTCGTCATGGGTGCGGCACTGGGTGAATGCCTCCGAAGTGGTGGGGATTGCCGCCATCGGGTATGTGGAGGCCAAAGCCGCCTTCGCGCGGGCTGTTCACGGCGGCCGGGTGGTTCGTCGGCGGCATCGAGCCATCGCGGCAGATTTCGAACAAGATTGGCACCGGTATCTCGTGCTGGACATGAGCGAGCAGATGATCCGGCATGCCGGTCGGCTAGCCGAAGTGCATCGGCTGCGTGCGTATGATGCGGTTCACTTGGCTGCAGCGCTGCAAATTCGGGCTCGCACCTCCGAGGAGCTCACCTTCCTCGGATTCGACGAGGAGCTTAACCGGGCCGCCAGGGCGGAAGGCCTGGCGCTGGTACCGCCTCCGCCCTGA
- a CDS encoding DUF1887 family CARF protein has protein sequence MLIHVAIVSDQLLPTVIPCLMHRPDRVVLVASQPMAAKADRLRRLLEQAGSQVAIRDKAPDAGLDRIRAYAAKLADELVAKVSGTEVVFNATGGNKLMTLGFVEVFRERADRIIYTDTAHGRIEVIYDRHTMRPQPEPMPDVLDVPRYLAVQGFRYQTSVGDDPAWLARIDARREVAAVLAREAVRRSGLIGFINGLAHRAVDKQGRELVQPVHRLEHAWHGKWRRLFDQFAHAGLLTPEGTGVVRFNDLDAARFLGGGWLEEYAFVVAREAGLCDVRMGVRGLWEGAESARNEFDVLACHRNRLLFIECKTLRFKGDENDNDLAYKVTSLGDDARGLLGDTWVLAAQEPTPVLRDRAKQAGFQLIGPTQLGNVKGWLSLWKQGRSPG, from the coding sequence ATGCTCATCCACGTCGCCATCGTGTCGGACCAGTTGCTGCCGACGGTGATTCCCTGCCTCATGCACCGGCCGGACCGGGTGGTGCTGGTGGCCTCGCAACCTATGGCGGCAAAGGCAGATCGGCTGCGTCGCCTGCTTGAGCAAGCGGGGAGCCAGGTGGCGATTCGAGACAAGGCGCCGGATGCGGGATTGGACCGCATCCGTGCCTATGCGGCGAAGCTGGCGGACGAACTTGTCGCAAAGGTATCTGGTACGGAGGTGGTCTTCAATGCGACCGGCGGCAATAAACTGATGACCTTGGGCTTTGTCGAAGTCTTTCGCGAGCGGGCCGACCGGATCATCTATACCGACACAGCTCATGGGCGGATCGAGGTGATCTACGATCGGCACACCATGAGGCCGCAGCCGGAACCGATGCCGGACGTGCTGGATGTGCCGCGCTATTTGGCTGTCCAGGGGTTTCGGTACCAGACGAGTGTCGGCGATGACCCGGCCTGGCTGGCGCGGATTGACGCACGACGGGAGGTGGCCGCCGTACTCGCTCGTGAAGCCGTACGCCGCAGTGGACTCATCGGGTTCATCAATGGGCTGGCCCATCGGGCCGTGGACAAACAGGGGCGCGAGCTGGTGCAGCCGGTGCACCGGCTCGAGCACGCGTGGCATGGGAAGTGGCGACGGCTCTTCGACCAGTTCGCGCACGCGGGGCTGCTCACGCCCGAAGGGACCGGCGTGGTGCGCTTCAACGACCTGGACGCTGCCCGGTTTCTCGGCGGAGGATGGTTGGAGGAATACGCCTTCGTGGTGGCACGCGAGGCTGGCCTCTGCGACGTGCGGATGGGCGTGAGGGGGCTGTGGGAGGGCGCGGAATCGGCCCGCAACGAGTTCGATGTCCTGGCCTGCCACCGTAACCGGCTGTTGTTCATCGAATGCAAGACCCTGCGGTTCAAGGGCGATGAGAACGACAACGACCTCGCCTACAAGGTAACAAGCTTGGGTGACGATGCTCGGGGGTTGCTCGGAGACACCTGGGTGCTGGCCGCCCAGGAGCCGACGCCGGTGTTGCGCGATCGGGCTAAGCAGGCAGGTTTTCAGCTCATCGGTCCAACGCAGTTGGGCAACGTGAAGGGCTGGCTCAGCTTGTGGAAACAAGGGCGGTCTCCAGGCTGA
- a CDS encoding TlpA disulfide reductase family protein has translation MNVSGPAPEWRTIRWFNAKEPLTLADFRGRVVVLHAFQMLCPGCVAHGLPQAQRVAEAFDEEPVAVVGLHTVFEHHSVMGPEALEAFLHEYRIKFPIGVDEPTTDGHPIPMTMRAYQMRGTPTTILIDGLGRRRGQVFGTPTDLALGAAIAGLLGELKAS, from the coding sequence ATGAACGTGTCAGGACCAGCGCCGGAGTGGCGCACGATTCGTTGGTTCAACGCGAAGGAACCCCTGACCCTGGCCGACTTTCGTGGTCGGGTGGTGGTACTACATGCCTTTCAAATGCTCTGTCCGGGCTGTGTGGCGCACGGATTGCCCCAAGCCCAACGCGTGGCCGAGGCGTTCGATGAGGAGCCCGTAGCGGTGGTGGGACTGCATACGGTGTTCGAGCATCATAGCGTCATGGGCCCGGAGGCGCTGGAGGCATTCCTACATGAGTATCGTATCAAGTTCCCAATCGGGGTTGATGAGCCGACAACGGACGGCCACCCGATCCCGATGACGATGCGAGCCTATCAGATGCGCGGGACCCCTACGACCATTCTGATCGATGGATTGGGGAGACGCCGGGGCCAGGTGTTCGGCACACCCACCGACCTTGCGCTCGGCGCGGCCATCGCTGGGCTGCTGGGCGAACTGAAGGCGTCCTGA
- a CDS encoding protoglobin domain-containing protein has product MTYTPSIPGYTYGTAAVPRSPVSHADFELMKQSVLFTDDDAKALRQSYDIVKDQVEAILDVWYGFVGNHPHLLAAFTGRNDGKPLNDYLAAVRKRFGQWILDTARAEYDQKWLDYQHEIGLRHHRAKKNQTDHVAAADHVPFRYLLALIYPVTFTLKPFLAKKGHSPEEVEKMYQAWLKSCLLQAILWSHPYVKAGDF; this is encoded by the coding sequence ATGACATACACACCATCAATTCCCGGGTACACCTATGGCACCGCGGCTGTGCCGCGTTCACCGGTGAGTCACGCGGACTTCGAGTTGATGAAGCAGAGCGTGCTGTTCACCGACGACGATGCAAAGGCGCTGCGGCAATCCTACGACATCGTCAAGGACCAAGTCGAGGCCATCCTCGATGTTTGGTACGGCTTCGTGGGGAACCATCCGCACCTGTTGGCGGCCTTCACGGGACGGAATGATGGCAAGCCCCTCAACGACTACCTGGCAGCCGTGCGCAAGCGGTTCGGCCAATGGATCTTGGACACGGCTCGGGCGGAGTATGACCAGAAATGGCTCGACTACCAGCACGAAATCGGGCTCCGGCATCATCGGGCCAAGAAAAATCAGACGGACCATGTTGCAGCGGCGGACCACGTGCCGTTCCGGTACCTCCTTGCGCTCATCTATCCTGTCACTTTCACGCTGAAACCGTTTCTTGCGAAGAAGGGGCATTCGCCGGAGGAGGTCGAGAAGATGTATCAAGCGTGGCTCAAATCCTGCCTGCTCCAGGCGATTCTGTGGAGCCATCCGTATGTGAAAGCCGGTGATTTCTGA
- a CDS encoding helix-turn-helix domain-containing protein, with protein sequence MVEDVIGCKWTVRLLWLLSDRLARPSRLLKACPGLSTKVMNERLRKLTRFGLLDRRVRGEKPPVVVEYRLTPLGRRFMRILAEVKKLQEELDALL encoded by the coding sequence ATGGTCGAAGACGTGATCGGCTGCAAATGGACCGTTCGGCTCCTGTGGCTGTTGTCCGACAGGCTGGCCCGACCCAGTCGGTTGCTCAAGGCCTGTCCTGGCCTTTCGACCAAGGTGATGAACGAGCGCCTGCGGAAACTCACGCGCTTTGGGCTGCTCGACCGCCGGGTCCGCGGCGAGAAGCCGCCTGTTGTGGTCGAGTATCGCCTCACGCCGTTGGGGAGACGGTTTATGCGCATTTTGGCCGAGGTGAAGAAGCTTCAAGAGGAGTTGGATGCGCTTCTCTGA
- a CDS encoding TIGR02710 family CRISPR-associated CARF protein, translating to MAKAFVQSVGTGTRPDQDITQPLLWHWRKSGAGFTVWIASEQSRPYAERMARDLGLPPDAHTIRIVSDPDDVETVYRECLTLFRDLNRRGFGPDTIEVDYTSGTKAITAGLVLAAVTHRCGTISYISGQRFAGTVISGTERLVLIEPRRIWADEQLRLAGEFCRVQRFDAALQLLGDLNPAWLGDHERRLMEALTAVANGYGAWDRFDYARAAGELNKLFHADVEEARPFRPNAETPARLLGLKPDTGYSADRLADLLNNAGRRLEEGRYDDALARLYRLAEMLAQWILQKDFGIDTAAVDLSKIPDQLRSEFAATAASTREIQIGLERDYRLLKELGHRIGHKFDEAEFRGIGVLLKKRNVSLLAHGLTPISKGDVASLYQKLRGLVASEVTDFDDRCAELEFPWRRTSQPGNSPHPCPLPPGEREK from the coding sequence ATGGCGAAGGCGTTCGTCCAATCCGTGGGCACTGGTACGCGACCGGACCAGGATATCACCCAGCCGCTCCTCTGGCATTGGAGGAAAAGCGGCGCCGGGTTTACCGTGTGGATTGCGAGCGAGCAAAGCCGACCGTACGCCGAACGGATGGCACGGGACCTGGGGCTGCCACCCGACGCGCACACGATCCGGATTGTGAGCGACCCAGACGACGTGGAAACTGTCTATCGCGAGTGTCTGACGCTGTTCCGTGACTTGAACCGACGCGGATTCGGGCCCGACACCATCGAGGTGGACTATACGAGTGGGACCAAAGCCATAACCGCCGGCTTGGTCTTGGCGGCCGTGACCCATCGGTGCGGGACGATAAGCTACATCAGTGGACAGCGCTTCGCCGGAACGGTCATCAGCGGGACCGAGCGCCTGGTGCTCATCGAACCCCGGCGGATCTGGGCTGACGAACAGTTGCGACTCGCGGGTGAATTCTGCCGGGTGCAGCGGTTCGATGCAGCCCTTCAACTCCTGGGCGACTTGAACCCGGCTTGGCTGGGCGACCACGAGCGGCGCCTTATGGAGGCGCTGACGGCGGTCGCCAACGGCTACGGGGCCTGGGATCGGTTCGATTACGCGAGAGCCGCCGGTGAGTTGAACAAACTCTTCCATGCCGATGTGGAAGAAGCGAGGCCGTTTCGTCCAAACGCCGAGACTCCTGCGCGCTTGCTCGGCTTGAAGCCGGACACCGGCTACTCAGCCGACCGGCTGGCCGATCTTCTGAACAACGCCGGACGCCGGTTGGAGGAAGGGCGTTACGATGACGCGCTCGCTCGGCTGTATCGGCTCGCAGAGATGCTGGCGCAATGGATTTTACAGAAAGACTTTGGAATCGATACGGCTGCCGTGGATCTCAGCAAGATCCCCGATCAGCTCCGCTCGGAGTTTGCCGCCACGGCCGCGTCCACGCGCGAAATTCAGATCGGCCTCGAGCGGGATTATCGGCTCCTGAAGGAACTGGGTCATCGGATCGGACACAAGTTCGACGAAGCGGAGTTTCGCGGGATCGGGGTGCTCCTCAAGAAGCGAAATGTCTCGCTCCTGGCGCACGGCCTCACTCCGATTTCCAAGGGCGATGTGGCGTCGCTGTACCAAAAACTGCGCGGCTTGGTCGCGTCCGAAGTGACGGATTTCGATGACCGGTGCGCCGAGCTGGAATTTCCATGGCGGCGCACGAGTCAACCTGGGAATTCCCCTCATCCTTGCCCTCTCCCCCCCGGGGAGAGGGAGAAGTAA
- the cas2 gene encoding CRISPR-associated endonuclease Cas2, with protein sequence MRRLYLVAYDVCEPSRLNRVREFLKGYSTGGQKSVYECWLSGTEFTEVLETLRRLIAPDEDRIHVFALDGRSRPQTLGIAVPPSDPAFFYFG encoded by the coding sequence ATGCGGCGCTTGTATCTTGTCGCCTATGACGTCTGTGAGCCGAGCCGCCTGAACCGCGTGCGCGAGTTCCTCAAAGGCTACAGCACCGGCGGGCAGAAGTCGGTGTACGAGTGTTGGCTGTCGGGGACCGAATTCACCGAAGTGCTGGAGACGCTGCGCCGACTCATCGCGCCTGACGAGGACCGCATCCACGTCTTCGCGCTGGACGGCCGGAGCCGGCCCCAAACCCTGGGGATTGCGGTTCCGCCGTCGGACCCCGCATTCTTTTATTTCGGATAA
- the cas1 gene encoding CRISPR-associated endonuclease Cas1, which translates to MGGTVYLDRKDAELRLDGGALAVYANGEREGMVPLAPVDRVVLIGNQTVHTSVLHRLAEQGVAVLFLSGRTQAFRGRLVGRLHNHARLRLAQYAAHRGHLAFLLAKEWVTAKLDGQAGLLREAADARPDQRALLLRTAESIDDTRAKAAEAGNVERLRGLEGGAAAAYFAALPAVFPPSLGFEGRERRPPRDPVNALLSLTYTLVHWEWVRECELIGLDPLVGFYHELEYGRESLACDLLEPFRPAVDRWVWELFRTRRFERRDFASDQDRPGCSLKKSARSRFYAAYEDWIAPHRSRMRETVETLARRILSHGENAVSE; encoded by the coding sequence ATGGGTGGAACGGTCTATCTGGATCGCAAGGATGCCGAACTCCGGCTCGACGGCGGGGCGCTGGCGGTCTACGCGAACGGCGAGCGCGAGGGAATGGTGCCGCTGGCGCCTGTGGACCGGGTCGTGCTGATCGGCAATCAGACCGTCCACACGTCCGTGCTGCATCGCCTGGCGGAGCAGGGCGTCGCGGTGTTGTTCCTCTCGGGACGCACGCAGGCCTTTCGCGGCCGCCTGGTCGGCCGCCTGCACAATCATGCGCGGCTGCGCTTGGCTCAGTACGCCGCACACCGTGGCCACCTGGCTTTCCTGCTGGCGAAGGAATGGGTGACGGCCAAGCTCGACGGGCAGGCGGGGCTGTTGCGCGAGGCCGCCGATGCGCGGCCGGATCAGCGAGCTCTCCTTCTGCGCACCGCCGAGAGCATCGACGACACCCGCGCCAAGGCCGCCGAGGCCGGCAACGTCGAGCGGCTGCGCGGGTTGGAAGGCGGAGCCGCCGCGGCCTACTTCGCCGCGCTGCCGGCCGTGTTTCCCCCGAGCCTCGGGTTTGAAGGACGGGAGCGGCGGCCTCCGCGCGATCCCGTGAACGCCCTCTTGTCGCTCACGTATACGCTGGTGCACTGGGAGTGGGTGCGCGAATGCGAGCTGATCGGACTGGATCCGCTGGTCGGCTTCTATCACGAGCTCGAATACGGCCGCGAATCGTTGGCCTGCGACCTCCTCGAGCCCTTTCGACCGGCCGTGGATCGATGGGTGTGGGAACTGTTCCGCACCCGGCGGTTCGAGCGTCGCGACTTTGCCTCGGACCAGGATCGGCCGGGCTGCTCGTTGAAGAAAAGCGCGCGCAGCCGATTCTATGCCGCCTACGAAGACTGGATCGCTCCGCACCGCTCGCGCATGCGGGAGACGGTCGAAACCTTGGCGCGGCGCATCCTGAGCCATGGAGAGAACGCTGTATCTGAATGA
- a CDS encoding CRISPR-associated endonuclease Cas1 yields the protein MERTLYLNESPGLRVRRDGPSLWIERRRTAGQRVPVRLIRRVLIAGNVALDTESLTAFAERGVPITLLNRAGEPVAVVLGCAAGLFARRGRQAAALEDPRQRDRLCAWLRAWERGRRLVLASRLDPVTAARWRREGMRPADYDTWIERQARLRGVSLRRRGFFRAALQTLALEAILEAGWDPHLGWLHRAQPLGFVRDCVAALQADADLAWLDSGAAAGDGIGALPRALAGHFESRRPRLATLLRRLLDQFAVMIWEP from the coding sequence ATGGAGAGAACGCTGTATCTGAATGAGTCGCCCGGGCTGCGGGTCCGCCGTGACGGTCCGTCGTTGTGGATCGAGCGACGCCGGACCGCTGGGCAGCGGGTGCCGGTCCGCCTGATTCGCCGCGTGCTCATCGCGGGCAATGTCGCGTTGGACACTGAGAGCCTGACAGCCTTCGCCGAGCGCGGGGTCCCAATCACCCTGCTGAATCGGGCGGGCGAGCCCGTGGCGGTGGTCCTGGGGTGCGCAGCGGGGCTGTTCGCCCGGCGGGGCCGACAGGCGGCGGCCCTCGAAGATCCCCGGCAACGGGACCGCCTGTGCGCATGGCTGCGGGCATGGGAACGCGGGCGCCGGTTGGTCCTGGCCTCCCGCCTCGATCCCGTCACGGCGGCGCGGTGGCGGCGTGAAGGCATGCGGCCGGCGGACTATGACACCTGGATCGAGCGGCAAGCCCGGCTGCGCGGCGTGTCCCTTCGGCGGCGCGGATTTTTCCGGGCGGCGCTGCAGACTTTGGCCTTGGAGGCGATCTTGGAGGCGGGGTGGGACCCTCACCTGGGCTGGCTGCACCGAGCCCAGCCGTTGGGATTCGTGCGAGATTGCGTCGCGGCGCTGCAGGCCGACGCCGATCTCGCCTGGTTGGACAGCGGAGCGGCGGCCGGTGACGGCATCGGGGCGCTGCCGCGGGCGTTGGCCGGGCATTTCGAATCCCGTCGCCCGCGCTTGGCGACGCTGCTGCGCCGGCTGCTCGACCAGTTCGCCGTCATGATCTGGGAACCGTGA
- the cas2 gene encoding CRISPR-associated endonuclease Cas2 yields MRTRYLVCYDIADEGRLTRVYRYMKGVGVHVQYSVFLCSFTWPELQGVVSRLNDLIDAKADDVRIYPLPSGDTITALGCGDRLPKGATVVLP; encoded by the coding sequence ATGCGGACACGCTATCTCGTGTGCTACGACATCGCCGACGAGGGCCGGCTGACCCGCGTGTATCGGTACATGAAGGGCGTCGGGGTGCATGTGCAATATTCCGTCTTCCTGTGCTCGTTCACCTGGCCGGAGCTGCAGGGAGTCGTGTCTCGGTTGAACGACTTGATCGACGCGAAGGCGGACGATGTACGCATCTATCCCCTTCCATCGGGCGACACGATCACCGCGCTGGGCTGCGGGGACCGGTTGCCTAAGGGCGCAACCGTGGTGCTCCCGTGA
- the cas6 gene encoding CRISPR system precrRNA processing endoribonuclease RAMP protein Cas6: MPDNADPGRTSLPLSFGRFTIALKPDAALPLPPYAGSMFRGAFGLALQRVVCATRTYECSPCPLRDRCVYPYVFETPPPPDTRVMRKYPAAPHPFVLEPPAGGRTLGPGEAFELGLTLFGRAVRWLPHFIFTFERMGRVGFGFRRVTAMVIGANGWVDGRFCRIYSAEEGTLAGTESCTRTVYLPLHPPAGVANGHTNERAEIEFLTPVRVKYGERLAASLEFHVLVRALLRRIAHLSYFHCGGDPSVVAFREWIDLARSVRTVSSTLVWYDWTRYSQRRQETMQLGGLFGRVTFEGSLGPFMPLLRLGEVTHVGKATSFGLGQYRLLDATPR; this comes from the coding sequence ATGCCTGACAACGCGGATCCGGGCCGGACCTCCCTGCCGCTTTCGTTCGGCCGGTTCACGATTGCGCTCAAGCCGGACGCGGCGCTCCCGCTCCCGCCTTACGCCGGCTCCATGTTCCGCGGCGCCTTCGGTCTCGCGCTCCAACGGGTCGTCTGCGCGACCCGTACGTACGAATGCTCCCCTTGTCCGCTGAGGGATCGCTGTGTGTATCCGTACGTGTTCGAGACTCCGCCGCCCCCGGACACACGGGTGATGCGCAAGTACCCGGCCGCTCCTCATCCCTTCGTGCTCGAGCCGCCGGCGGGCGGGCGAACACTGGGGCCGGGCGAAGCCTTCGAGCTCGGCCTCACCCTATTCGGCCGCGCGGTGCGCTGGCTCCCGCATTTCATTTTTACCTTCGAACGCATGGGCCGGGTCGGTTTCGGCTTCCGCCGGGTAACCGCGATGGTCATCGGAGCCAACGGGTGGGTGGATGGGCGATTTTGCCGAATCTATTCCGCGGAGGAAGGCACGCTCGCTGGAACCGAGTCGTGTACTCGGACCGTCTACCTGCCGCTCCACCCGCCGGCCGGCGTGGCCAACGGCCACACCAACGAGCGGGCGGAGATCGAATTCCTCACTCCGGTGCGGGTGAAGTACGGCGAGCGCTTGGCCGCATCCCTGGAGTTTCATGTCCTGGTCCGCGCGTTGCTCCGGCGGATCGCCCATCTCTCGTATTTCCATTGCGGCGGCGATCCGTCGGTGGTCGCGTTTCGCGAGTGGATCGACCTGGCGCGTTCGGTGCGGACCGTCTCATCCACGCTCGTCTGGTACGACTGGACCCGCTACTCGCAGCGCCGGCAGGAGACGATGCAGCTCGGCGGGTTGTTCGGTCGGGTGACCTTCGAGGGCTCTCTCGGCCCGTTCATGCCTCTCTTACGGTTGGGCGAAGTGACCCATGTCGGGAAGGCGACGAGTTTCGGTCTGGGACAGTATCGCCTACTCGACGCAACTCCGCGCTGA